Proteins encoded in a region of the Verrucomicrobiia bacterium genome:
- a CDS encoding galactokinase family protein has protein sequence MPALADHAVQALFKQHFGFRPAHVARAPAKVELLGSHVEACEGLVLTAAVDRYAFVAVSPRTDGRIELVHADRAPERFWITELRAQPAAPWADAFKAMLRELRQRKVHFSGFNVAVHSDIPAGLGLGEEAAGVVAALLAVRKLFPFGLGDSGATLPPRRNDRGELPPLPALERMHFARVVQAALASLGTDRGGFVDAATSLAGKQWNVLNLDCRFRSIEPSPFVGTAVIVCDSGVRMAPDPFAVEIQVHGRGAADKLRAKTLRSVEPKLLRAARPQLTEREFACASHITGEIQRVAAAERAVREEDHRQLGNYLSLSHESLRDTLQASGPELDALVALARAHAGCFGARAMGLGLGGATVNLVAYHAAEPFMTYLAKAYEARTGRRTHPVVCQIVDGAA, from the coding sequence GTGGCCCGGGCGCCGGCCAAGGTGGAACTGCTCGGCAGCCACGTGGAAGCCTGTGAAGGATTGGTGCTGACCGCGGCAGTGGATCGTTACGCGTTTGTGGCGGTGTCGCCGCGCACGGATGGCCGCATCGAACTGGTTCACGCTGATCGCGCCCCGGAGCGGTTCTGGATCACGGAACTGCGCGCCCAGCCCGCGGCGCCGTGGGCGGACGCCTTCAAAGCCATGCTGCGGGAATTGCGCCAGCGCAAGGTTCACTTCAGCGGCTTCAACGTGGCCGTTCACAGCGACATTCCGGCCGGACTCGGCCTGGGCGAGGAGGCGGCCGGCGTGGTGGCGGCCCTGCTGGCGGTGCGCAAATTGTTTCCGTTCGGGCTCGGCGACAGCGGGGCAACGCTGCCGCCCCGGCGCAACGACCGGGGGGAACTGCCGCCTCTGCCGGCCCTGGAACGGATGCACTTCGCCCGAGTGGTGCAGGCGGCCCTGGCTTCTCTGGGAACGGACCGCGGGGGGTTTGTGGATGCGGCCACGTCCCTCGCGGGCAAGCAGTGGAATGTGCTGAACCTCGACTGCCGGTTTCGTTCCATCGAGCCGTCGCCGTTTGTGGGCACGGCCGTGATCGTATGCGACTCGGGTGTGCGGATGGCGCCGGACCCGTTCGCCGTCGAAATTCAAGTCCACGGGCGCGGCGCGGCCGACAAACTGCGCGCGAAAACCCTGCGCTCCGTGGAACCCAAACTCCTGCGCGCCGCCCGCCCGCAATTGACCGAACGCGAGTTTGCCTGCGCCAGCCACATCACGGGCGAAATTCAGCGCGTGGCGGCGGCGGAACGCGCCGTGCGCGAGGAGGATCACCGGCAGTTGGGCAACTACCTGTCGTTGAGCCACGAAAGCCTGCGTGACACGTTGCAGGCGAGCGGGCCGGAACTGGATGCGCTCGTTGCGCTGGCTCGGGCGCACGCCGGCTGCTTCGGCGCGCGGGCCATGGGGCTGGGGCTGGGCGGTGCGACGGTCAATCTGGTGGCCTACCATGCGGCGGAGCCGTTCATGACCTACCTGGCCAAGGCCTACGAAGCCAGAACGGGCCGCCGAACCCACCCCGTCGTCTGCCAGATCGTGGACGGTGCGGCGTGA
- a CDS encoding FUSC family protein, with protein MSKTNASRACRGIVLPYIAGGPFMSTARLTTGFHRLFEHSVLKTDVARALRSSVAFVGAWMVCLVTGHASVAPFMATAAQNIALADVRGDYHARFAILLLMTLVMAAYAWTGTLVGANPVSAILMMGAVGLMGGVWRHLSGDYGPSLAIVSALLFLIALSQPGNWQTGAALAGWIALGGAGAIVLQVAAWFFRPQHALRHAVAESWVAASDLITALRTETNEGEQCQASSTSQENALRATLDRTSQVLEAAVGRKPSPFLTHLDSTHHLAARLATRVAAFSTAWEPLRSRPEFAGVGPTIDSVLRALANAARSVALTLITHRAEQFVSLQVRLRRCEHLIRVLDERWSQAPVADSDLTQARQALAQVAEMLPVIRQTLAETADHTGPGNSFPLRLPELGGFSMRALGSWLNRAPQLDPALVRYAARMSVVTMLAVAIYEWTRVPHGYWIAFTALVVLQPDYGSTRQKAAQRIVGTIAGSLLGSALLWVKLPLGVMLAFAGLMAFCFGYFLRRRYGLAVFFVTLMLVLITEAVVPVRLDFTASRLLSNVAGGGMALLAALFFWPRWERAQFPPIMAGAVRANHAYLAALGRRLQSGEPFTGDAVHKKRQAERANSLAAASLQRLLGEPAARRENVDCAAALAAYNQRITRALTVLALQLNQRQRLAGPELPAIVRIVSEALERLARLIEAGSPADAIEARAGTVQAVDACWPNAPGPGPAPSAGLAFNQLVKVATEIDAMSLALKTNSVTAAA; from the coding sequence ATGAGCAAGACCAACGCCAGCCGCGCTTGCCGGGGCATTGTTCTTCCCTACATTGCCGGTGGGCCGTTCATGAGCACCGCGCGTCTTACCACTGGATTCCATCGCCTGTTCGAGCATTCCGTGCTGAAGACGGACGTAGCCCGGGCGTTGCGCAGTTCGGTGGCGTTCGTCGGGGCGTGGATGGTTTGCCTCGTAACGGGACATGCCAGCGTGGCGCCCTTCATGGCCACGGCGGCACAGAACATCGCCCTGGCCGATGTGCGGGGCGATTATCATGCGCGTTTCGCCATTCTGCTGCTGATGACACTGGTGATGGCCGCGTATGCCTGGACGGGCACGCTCGTGGGCGCCAACCCGGTCAGCGCGATTCTCATGATGGGCGCGGTCGGTTTGATGGGCGGCGTCTGGCGGCATCTCAGCGGTGATTACGGGCCCAGCCTGGCCATCGTGTCGGCGTTGCTGTTTCTCATCGCGCTCTCGCAGCCGGGCAACTGGCAGACTGGCGCCGCGCTCGCGGGCTGGATTGCCTTGGGCGGCGCGGGGGCCATCGTCTTGCAGGTGGCGGCGTGGTTTTTCCGTCCCCAACACGCCCTGCGCCATGCCGTCGCCGAAAGCTGGGTGGCCGCTTCCGACTTGATCACCGCGTTGCGCACGGAGACGAACGAGGGCGAACAATGCCAGGCCAGTTCAACCAGCCAGGAAAACGCGCTGCGCGCCACGCTGGACCGGACCAGCCAGGTGCTTGAAGCGGCCGTCGGCCGGAAACCTTCGCCATTTCTCACCCACCTGGACAGCACCCATCACCTGGCAGCGCGGCTGGCCACTCGCGTGGCCGCGTTCAGCACGGCGTGGGAGCCGTTGCGGTCGCGTCCGGAGTTTGCCGGCGTCGGCCCCACGATTGATTCCGTGTTGCGGGCGCTCGCCAATGCGGCGCGCTCGGTGGCGCTGACCCTGATCACGCACCGCGCCGAGCAGTTCGTCTCTTTGCAAGTCCGGCTCCGACGGTGTGAACACTTGATTCGGGTGCTGGATGAACGCTGGTCGCAGGCGCCGGTGGCGGATTCCGATCTGACGCAGGCGCGGCAGGCGTTGGCGCAGGTCGCGGAAATGTTGCCCGTCATCCGGCAAACCCTGGCGGAAACCGCGGATCACACCGGCCCGGGAAACAGTTTTCCGCTGCGGCTGCCCGAGCTGGGCGGATTCTCGATGCGCGCGCTGGGTTCGTGGTTGAACCGCGCGCCGCAGCTTGACCCCGCGCTCGTGCGTTACGCGGCGCGCATGAGCGTGGTCACGATGCTGGCCGTGGCCATTTATGAATGGACGCGGGTGCCGCACGGCTACTGGATTGCCTTCACGGCGTTGGTGGTGTTGCAGCCCGATTACGGTTCAACGCGGCAGAAGGCGGCCCAGCGCATCGTCGGAACCATCGCGGGCAGCCTGCTGGGCAGCGCGTTGTTGTGGGTCAAACTGCCCTTGGGAGTAATGCTGGCCTTCGCCGGTTTGATGGCCTTTTGCTTCGGCTATTTTCTGCGGCGCCGTTACGGGCTGGCGGTGTTCTTCGTCACGCTGATGCTGGTGCTCATCACCGAAGCCGTGGTGCCGGTGCGCCTGGATTTCACCGCGAGCCGGCTGTTGTCCAACGTGGCGGGCGGCGGCATGGCCCTGCTGGCGGCGCTGTTTTTCTGGCCGCGCTGGGAGCGAGCGCAATTCCCGCCCATCATGGCCGGCGCCGTGCGGGCGAATCACGCCTATCTCGCCGCGCTCGGCCGGCGGCTGCAATCAGGGGAACCTTTCACAGGGGACGCCGTTCACAAGAAGCGCCAGGCGGAGCGGGCGAACAGTCTGGCGGCCGCTTCCCTGCAGCGGCTGCTTGGCGAACCTGCGGCGCGCCGGGAGAACGTGGACTGCGCCGCCGCCCTGGCCGCCTACAATCAGCGGATTACCCGGGCACTGACCGTGCTCGCGCTTCAGCTCAACCAACGCCAGCGACTAGCCGGACCGGAACTGCCCGCCATCGTGCGAATCGTCAGCGAAGCCTTGGAGCGGCTGGCCCGGCTGATTGAGGCGGGCTCCCCGGCGGACGCCATCGAAGCCCGCGCCGGCACGGTGCAGGCCGTGGATGCGTGCTGGCCGAATGCCCCAGGCCCCGGACCGGCCCCGTCCGCCGGGCTCGCTTTCAATCAGTTGGTCAAAGTGGCCACCGAAATTGACGCCATGAGCCTGGCCTTGAAGACGAACTCCGTGACAGCGGCCGCTTGA
- a CDS encoding TlpA disulfide reductase family protein has translation MKTHLLWLSLSLVLLLPAARAEEKQLWAKSFLGKPAPKFVVEKWLSTEPDRQGKYVLIDFWATWCGPCRRAIPELNQFHKKFGDKLVVIGVSDEPEEKVKAMKDPKIEYFSAIDPQQRMKKELQVTGIPHVILIDPQGIVRWEGFPLLQGHELTEKVIADILAVKPAPAPAK, from the coding sequence ATGAAAACACATCTGCTATGGTTGTCGTTGTCCCTGGTGCTGCTGCTGCCTGCCGCCCGCGCGGAGGAAAAGCAACTCTGGGCGAAATCCTTTCTCGGCAAACCGGCGCCCAAGTTCGTCGTCGAGAAGTGGCTGTCCACCGAGCCGGACCGGCAGGGCAAATATGTGTTGATTGATTTCTGGGCCACCTGGTGCGGACCGTGCCGGCGCGCGATTCCCGAGCTGAACCAATTCCACAAAAAGTTTGGCGACAAGCTGGTGGTCATTGGCGTTTCCGACGAGCCGGAGGAAAAGGTGAAGGCGATGAAGGATCCCAAGATCGAGTATTTCAGCGCCATCGACCCGCAGCAGCGCATGAAGAAGGAACTCCAGGTGACGGGCATTCCGCACGTCATCCTCATCGATCCGCAGGGCATCGTCCGGTGGGAAGGATTTCCGTTGCTGCAAGGGCACGAACTTACTGAAAAAGTCATCGCCGACATTCTGGCGGTCAAACCCGCGCCGGCGCCCGCCAAATAG
- a CDS encoding DUF4190 domain-containing protein: protein MNTLPPSIKPVAPPPTSQRCGLAVWSLVLGIAALVLSVVCVGPLLAIPAVICGHKALGRIKRSGGVLAGEGLATGGLITGYIGIALIPIMLLLSAIAVPNFIRARNIEQRNRCINNLRQIDAAKQEWALEREKQQDAVPTWNELSPFLKTNYQALVCPKGGTYTIGAVQDLPTCSVPGHTLPE, encoded by the coding sequence ATGAACACCCTGCCGCCTTCGATTAAACCCGTTGCCCCTCCGCCCACGTCGCAACGCTGCGGGCTTGCCGTATGGAGTCTGGTGCTGGGAATTGCCGCGCTGGTGCTCAGCGTGGTGTGCGTGGGGCCGTTGCTCGCCATTCCGGCGGTGATTTGCGGGCACAAAGCCCTCGGACGCATCAAACGCTCCGGCGGCGTGCTGGCCGGTGAAGGGCTCGCGACGGGTGGCCTCATCACGGGTTACATCGGCATTGCGCTGATACCGATCATGCTGCTGCTTTCGGCGATTGCGGTGCCGAATTTCATTCGCGCCCGCAACATTGAGCAACGCAACCGGTGCATCAACAACCTGCGGCAGATCGATGCCGCGAAGCAGGAATGGGCGCTGGAGCGCGAAAAGCAGCAGGACGCCGTGCCCACGTGGAATGAGTTGTCGCCCTTCTTGAAAACGAATTACCAGGCCCTGGTCTGTCCCAAGGGCGGCACCTACACCATCGGAGCGGTGCAGGATTTGCCCACGTGCTCCGTGCCCGGGCACACCTTGCCGGAGTGA
- a CDS encoding MFS transporter gives MSQPPTPSRFRQFVAKFTCLGSAPRELWIIYIAYILENLAYKVGAASVLTLWLSSDLGFTDVKAGTMIASWSALMTLITVMIGSLTDALGVRRTFLLGFAVCLASRTIMALTVDKWIVLPLGLYLQALGIALMVPVMIAGVKKYSNAAQRSLAFALYYALMNLGYAVGDWLFDYLRSAGGLGEHGSWVLPWLGTELSTYRVLILIGAVFTAPGMVLVWFCLRDGVEMTETGVRITPRAPAAAGQNMLTALVTTCRETTAKTLEIFAGLWRQKSFYRFLIFMTLVVGVRMIYYHLFYTFPKYGIRELGEGAPVGRLSGVLNELLILALVPVCGVLTARVSAYRMVTVGSLISALSVFFIALPPAWFKPLADGWLGDWIGHRWLGVTGPVNPLYITIFLFVALLSVGEAIWSPRLYEYSAAIAPKGQEASYMALSMLPYFLAKFFVGGTSGWLLTEYCPETGPRHPEMMWFIIGCMALTTPVGTFLLRKYIQVQEAGREPEIPRSEAASTEEQKTLG, from the coding sequence ATGAGCCAGCCTCCCACGCCATCGCGGTTCCGCCAGTTCGTGGCGAAGTTCACCTGCCTGGGCAGTGCTCCGCGCGAGCTGTGGATCATCTACATCGCCTACATCCTGGAAAATCTCGCCTACAAGGTCGGCGCCGCCTCCGTGCTGACGTTGTGGCTGTCTTCGGACCTGGGCTTCACGGATGTCAAAGCCGGGACCATGATTGCCTCGTGGTCGGCGCTGATGACGCTGATCACCGTGATGATCGGTTCGCTGACGGACGCGCTCGGGGTGCGGCGCACGTTTCTGCTCGGCTTCGCGGTCTGCCTCGCGTCCCGCACGATCATGGCGCTCACCGTGGACAAATGGATCGTGCTGCCGCTTGGCCTGTATTTGCAGGCGCTGGGCATCGCCTTGATGGTGCCCGTGATGATCGCCGGCGTGAAGAAATACTCCAACGCCGCGCAGCGTTCGCTGGCATTCGCGCTGTATTACGCCCTGATGAACCTCGGCTATGCCGTCGGCGACTGGCTGTTCGACTACCTGCGCAGCGCGGGCGGACTGGGCGAACACGGCTCCTGGGTGCTCCCCTGGCTGGGCACGGAACTGAGCACGTATCGGGTGCTCATTCTGATTGGCGCGGTGTTCACGGCGCCGGGCATGGTGCTGGTGTGGTTCTGCCTGCGCGACGGCGTGGAGATGACGGAAACGGGCGTGCGCATCACTCCGCGGGCGCCCGCCGCCGCCGGCCAAAACATGCTGACCGCCCTGGTGACGACCTGCCGCGAGACGACCGCTAAAACGCTTGAAATCTTCGCGGGCCTGTGGCGGCAAAAGTCGTTTTACCGTTTCCTGATCTTCATGACGCTCGTGGTCGGCGTGCGGATGATTTACTACCATTTGTTCTACACGTTTCCCAAATACGGCATCCGCGAACTGGGCGAAGGCGCACCGGTAGGCCGGCTGAGTGGCGTCCTGAACGAACTGTTGATTCTCGCGCTGGTGCCGGTGTGCGGCGTGCTCACGGCACGGGTTTCCGCCTACCGCATGGTGACCGTGGGCAGCCTGATCTCGGCGCTGTCGGTGTTTTTCATCGCGCTGCCGCCCGCGTGGTTCAAGCCGCTGGCGGACGGCTGGCTGGGGGATTGGATCGGCCACCGCTGGCTGGGCGTGACCGGTCCGGTGAACCCGCTTTACATCACGATTTTTCTCTTTGTCGCGCTGCTGTCGGTGGGCGAGGCCATCTGGTCACCGCGGCTCTACGAATATTCCGCGGCCATCGCGCCGAAAGGCCAGGAGGCCTCCTACATGGCGCTCTCGATGCTGCCGTATTTCCTGGCCAAATTCTTCGTGGGCGGCACGTCGGGATGGCTGTTGACGGAATACTGTCCGGAAACCGGCCCGCGTCATCCGGAAATGATGTGGTTCATCATCGGTTGCATGGCGCTGACCACGCCGGTGGGAACCTTCCTCCTGCGGAAATACATCCAGGTGCAGGAAGCCGGGCGCGAACCGGAGATTCCCCGCTCCGAGGCGGCCTCGACCGAGGAACAAAAGACTCTGGGTTGA
- a CDS encoding S26 family signal peptidase, which translates to MNAAGFRRRARHWWRTEIRPLLILVLVLCSIRSSLADWYSVPSGSMQPTILVGDRVFVNKLA; encoded by the coding sequence ATGAACGCAGCAGGCTTTCGGCGGCGGGCGCGGCACTGGTGGCGGACGGAAATCCGGCCCTTGTTGATTCTGGTCCTGGTGTTGTGCTCGATCCGCTCGTCGCTGGCCGACTGGTATTCCGTGCCGAGCGGTTCCATGCAACCGACCATTCTCGTGGGCGACCGCGTCTTCGTGAACAAGCTCGCCTAA
- a CDS encoding AAA domain-containing protein, whose amino-acid sequence MPPTVGVVTFNEVQRDLIEDMLMDEAAKDTQFQVRYVAERNRVENEQDVGFFVKNLESVQGDERDVMIFSTTFGRDPQGQFRRFFGPINRQGGERRLNVAVTRAKKRNYVVTSMPLHEISDALAGGAPVGATVSGRDYLHAYMQYVKAVSNQDAEAQTQSLHVAGRLAASAGESRSAGKEDSLFEAEVRDALRALGYNIESQVGESGFRIDLAVVHQNPERGYILGIECDGKAYHSEWSARARDVWRQRILEHRGWKIHRVWSTNWWLDRGFEIKKLVARIKSLGGS is encoded by the coding sequence GTGCCGCCGACTGTTGGCGTGGTCACATTCAACGAGGTGCAGCGCGATCTGATTGAGGACATGCTCATGGATGAAGCCGCAAAGGACACGCAGTTTCAGGTTCGATACGTCGCCGAGCGTAACCGCGTTGAGAATGAGCAAGACGTTGGATTTTTCGTCAAGAATCTTGAATCTGTTCAGGGTGATGAACGCGACGTGATGATTTTCTCAACGACGTTTGGGCGTGATCCGCAAGGCCAATTCCGCCGCTTCTTCGGCCCGATCAATAGACAAGGCGGCGAGCGCCGCTTGAACGTCGCAGTGACACGCGCAAAAAAGCGTAACTACGTCGTCACCTCAATGCCCCTGCATGAAATCTCAGATGCCCTTGCTGGTGGTGCGCCCGTGGGCGCCACCGTAAGTGGACGCGATTACCTTCATGCTTACATGCAATATGTGAAGGCGGTTTCAAACCAAGACGCAGAGGCGCAAACCCAATCGTTACACGTTGCTGGGCGGCTTGCCGCATCTGCTGGTGAATCGCGTTCTGCTGGCAAGGAGGATTCATTGTTTGAAGCCGAAGTCCGCGACGCTTTACGTGCACTTGGCTACAACATCGAATCTCAGGTGGGGGAAAGTGGTTTCCGGATTGATTTGGCTGTCGTGCATCAGAATCCGGAGCGCGGCTATATTCTTGGCATTGAGTGTGACGGCAAGGCATACCACTCAGAATGGTCGGCTCGCGCTCGTGATGTGTGGCGGCAACGTATTCTTGAACATCGTGGCTGGAAAATTCACCGAGTTTGGTCAACAAACTGGTGGTTAGACCGTGGTTTTGAAATAAAGAAACTTGTAGCGCGGATTAAATCACTTGGCGGAAGTTGA
- a CDS encoding ACT domain-containing protein has translation MKSERVDTWAASIPDRPGALAAKLKTLAEAGANLEFVIARRDGAHPGRSVVFVTPIQGAKQVGTAGAAGFTKTASLHTLRVEGANKSGQGARIAAVLADGGLNLRGLAAAAIGKKFVCHIALDTERDAVKAARILGGLR, from the coding sequence ATGAAATCAGAACGCGTGGACACATGGGCCGCATCCATTCCCGACCGGCCGGGCGCTTTGGCGGCCAAACTCAAAACGCTGGCCGAAGCGGGCGCCAATCTGGAATTCGTCATCGCGCGACGCGACGGGGCGCACCCCGGGAGGAGCGTGGTGTTTGTAACGCCGATTCAGGGCGCCAAACAAGTCGGCACCGCCGGCGCGGCGGGCTTCACGAAGACCGCCAGCCTGCATACATTGCGGGTGGAAGGCGCAAACAAGTCCGGGCAGGGCGCCCGCATCGCCGCGGTGCTGGCCGACGGCGGCCTGAATCTGCGCGGCCTCGCGGCGGCGGCCATCGGCAAAAAATTCGTCTGCCACATTGCGTTGGACACGGAGCGTGACGCCGTGAAAGCCGCCCGGATTTTGGGCGGACTGCGCTGA